A genomic window from Streptomyces brevispora includes:
- a CDS encoding class F sortase — protein sequence MSQKAKGWLLVVAALAGVWLVQNGANTRLTPPGPASAEAFAAGPELLPGSPVAEPLRPSAPVRIRIPSIRVDAPMMRLGLGADGSLDVPPSGNTDIVGWYKDGTPPGAKGTAIVAGHVDNGRGPSVFYNLGALKKGSTVEVLRQDGRTAVFSVDAIEVYDSKDFPDKRVYGASEHASLRLITCGGGFSESTGYEGNVVAYAHLTSVR from the coding sequence GTGTCCCAGAAGGCCAAGGGCTGGCTGCTCGTCGTCGCGGCGCTGGCCGGTGTCTGGCTGGTCCAGAACGGTGCGAACACCCGTCTGACCCCGCCGGGCCCGGCCTCCGCCGAGGCCTTCGCCGCCGGACCGGAACTGCTGCCGGGTTCGCCGGTCGCCGAACCGCTGCGCCCGTCGGCCCCCGTCCGCATCAGGATCCCCAGCATCCGGGTGGACGCCCCGATGATGCGGCTCGGGCTCGGGGCGGACGGCAGCCTCGATGTGCCGCCGTCCGGGAACACCGACATCGTCGGCTGGTACAAGGACGGCACCCCGCCGGGCGCCAAGGGCACCGCGATCGTCGCCGGCCATGTGGACAACGGCCGGGGCCCGTCCGTCTTCTACAACCTGGGCGCGCTGAAGAAGGGCAGCACCGTCGAGGTGCTCCGGCAGGACGGGCGCACCGCCGTCTTCTCGGTCGACGCCATCGAGGTCTACGACAGCAAGGACTTCCCGGACAAGCGGGTGTACGGGGCCTCGGAACACGCCTCGCTGCGACTGATCACCTGCGGCGGCGGATTCTCCGAGTCGACGGGTTACGAGGGCAACGTGGTGGCGTACGCGCACCTCACCTCAGTGCGCTGA
- a CDS encoding sulfite exporter TauE/SafE family protein — MPDITVTTLVVLCLAAGAAGWIDAVVGGGGLLLLPALLLGLPNVPAAHILGTNKAVAIVGTSGAAVTYARKAPVKVGRALRIGLAALAGSMTGAFFAAGISSEVLRPVIMVVLLAVAAFVMLRPRFGRAPEDGTAPRVTRARSVTAIVLVGGGIGLYDGLFGPGTGTFLVLALTAVLHLDLVTASANAKIVNVCTNGGALAMFAYQGNVMWQLAGLMAVFNLAGGLVGARMALSRGSEFVRGVLLVVVFSLVAKLAFDQWNA; from the coding sequence ATGCCTGACATAACCGTGACCACCCTCGTTGTGCTGTGCCTCGCCGCGGGCGCGGCCGGCTGGATCGACGCGGTGGTCGGCGGCGGCGGACTGCTTCTGCTGCCCGCCCTGCTGCTGGGCCTGCCGAACGTCCCCGCCGCGCACATCCTCGGCACCAACAAGGCGGTCGCCATCGTCGGTACGTCCGGCGCGGCCGTCACCTACGCGCGTAAAGCGCCGGTGAAGGTCGGCAGGGCGCTGCGCATCGGCCTCGCGGCACTGGCCGGATCGATGACGGGTGCGTTCTTCGCCGCGGGGATCAGCAGCGAGGTGCTGCGCCCGGTGATCATGGTGGTGCTTCTGGCGGTCGCCGCGTTCGTGATGCTGCGGCCCCGGTTCGGCAGGGCGCCCGAGGACGGCACGGCGCCCCGCGTCACCCGGGCTCGTTCCGTCACCGCGATCGTCCTGGTGGGTGGCGGCATCGGCCTGTACGACGGGTTGTTCGGACCGGGCACCGGCACGTTCCTGGTGCTGGCGCTGACCGCGGTGCTCCACCTCGATCTGGTGACGGCCTCCGCCAACGCGAAGATCGTCAACGTCTGCACCAACGGCGGCGCGCTGGCGATGTTCGCCTACCAGGGCAACGTGATGTGGCAACTGGCCGGTCTGATGGCGGTGTTCAACCTGGCGGGCGGCCTGGTCGGGGCACGGATGGCGCTGAGCAGGGGCAGCGAGTTCGTCCGCGGGGTGCTGCTGGTGGTGGTGTTCTCGCTGGTCGCGAAGCTCGCCTTCGACCAGTGGAACGCGTGA
- a CDS encoding oxidoreductase → MTQRRYASDIPDQSGRTAVVTGANSGIGLITARELARHGARVLLACRDERRGKEAASRIRGAVPDADVEFAALDLADLSSVREFAEAYTPDRLDLLINNAGVMALPYGRTADGFETQFGVNHLGHFALTGLLLPKLLGTPGARVVSVSSAVHALSNIDMGDLNSERNYRRWIAYGRSKTANLLFIHELARRTAAIGSALVAAAAHPGYASTNLQTAGVRMENRRVAERVIELGNRIIAQPASTGALPTLYAATAPGVRPDSFTGPRLLGWRGAPAPSWRAGWTLNDVASERLWVASEQLTGVTFAGLGI, encoded by the coding sequence ATGACCCAGCGCCGGTATGCGAGCGACATTCCCGACCAGAGCGGCCGCACGGCCGTGGTGACGGGAGCCAACAGCGGTATCGGGCTGATCACCGCACGGGAGCTGGCACGACACGGGGCCCGGGTGCTGCTCGCCTGCCGTGACGAGCGGCGTGGCAAGGAGGCCGCGTCCCGGATCCGCGGCGCGGTGCCGGACGCGGACGTGGAGTTCGCAGCACTGGATCTGGCCGATCTGTCGTCGGTACGGGAGTTCGCCGAGGCGTACACCCCGGACCGGCTCGATCTGCTGATCAACAACGCCGGTGTGATGGCCCTTCCGTACGGGAGGACCGCCGACGGTTTCGAGACCCAGTTCGGCGTCAACCACCTCGGGCACTTCGCCCTCACCGGGCTGCTGCTGCCGAAGCTGCTCGGTACCCCGGGCGCGAGGGTGGTGAGTGTGTCCAGCGCTGTGCACGCGCTGTCCAACATCGACATGGGCGATCTCAACAGTGAGCGGAACTACCGCCGCTGGATCGCCTACGGCCGCTCGAAGACGGCCAACCTGCTGTTCATCCACGAGCTGGCCCGGCGGACCGCCGCCATCGGCAGCGCACTGGTGGCCGCCGCCGCGCACCCGGGGTATGCGTCGACCAATCTGCAGACGGCGGGCGTCCGTATGGAGAACCGCAGGGTGGCGGAGCGGGTCATCGAGCTCGGCAACCGGATCATCGCCCAGCCCGCGTCGACGGGCGCCCTGCCCACGCTGTACGCGGCCACCGCGCCCGGCGTACGGCCCGACTCGTTCACCGGTCCGCGGCTGCTCGGCTGGCGCGGTGCGCCGGCTCCGTCCTGGCGGGCGGGCTGGACGCTCAACGATGTGGCGAGCGAACGGCTGTGGGTGGCGTCGGAGCAGCTGACCGGGGTCACCTTCGCGGGCCTCGGCATCTGA
- a CDS encoding VOC family protein, with translation MPQMIFVNLPVKDLETTKGFFGKLGFSFNPQFSDENTACLVISDTIFAMLITEPRFKDFTKKEIADASKSTEVLLALSAESREKVDELADAALAAGGSPANETQDLGFMYGRSFQDPDHHIWEVVWMDPSAVEGQG, from the coding sequence ATGCCTCAGATGATCTTCGTGAACCTGCCGGTCAAGGACCTGGAGACGACCAAGGGCTTCTTCGGGAAGCTGGGCTTCTCCTTCAACCCGCAGTTCAGCGACGAGAACACCGCCTGTCTCGTCATCAGCGACACGATCTTCGCCATGCTGATCACCGAGCCGCGCTTCAAGGACTTCACCAAGAAGGAGATCGCGGACGCCTCGAAGTCCACCGAGGTGCTCCTGGCGCTGAGCGCCGAGAGCCGCGAGAAGGTGGACGAGCTGGCCGACGCGGCACTCGCCGCCGGTGGATCGCCCGCCAACGAGACGCAGGACCTCGGCTTCATGTACGGCCGGTCCTTCCAGGACCCGGACCACCACATCTGGGAGGTCGTGTGGATGGACCCGTCCGCCGTCGAGGGCCAGGGCTGA
- a CDS encoding ArsR/SmtB family transcription factor — translation MLRIHVSGWDLSKVRMATGPDALWETILSFHRLRDRRASTVFGKWRAETRPRLNGEVRLLSAIIPPRGYFPDFLTPTQEGSEPLDFSTGMEALRDTPPERLRAELALLGAEEAAVGRTATARRAVRPMRLDALREGRSEPLGRLIGALRSYHRAAVEPYWPHIQAGVEADRAVRGRALLDGGVDELLASLPPVFRWRAPVLEADYPVDRELRLDGRGLLLQPSFFCRGTPVVLRDPLLPPVLVYPVSHAGAPAFAEPGPWLGRLLGKTRSTVLRTIGDGCTTSELARRAGVSLASASQHACVLREAGLVHTLRHGSSVLHTVTPLGGSLLRGGAPLAVS, via the coding sequence GTGCTACGTATCCATGTATCCGGATGGGACCTTTCCAAGGTGCGGATGGCCACTGGGCCGGACGCATTGTGGGAGACCATTCTCAGTTTTCACCGGCTGAGGGACCGGCGCGCTTCCACGGTGTTCGGGAAATGGCGCGCGGAAACCCGCCCGAGGTTGAATGGTGAAGTACGTCTGCTGTCCGCCATTATTCCACCCCGTGGCTATTTCCCGGACTTCCTGACGCCTACTCAAGAGGGTTCGGAACCACTGGACTTCAGTACCGGAATGGAAGCCCTGCGCGACACCCCGCCCGAGCGGCTGCGGGCCGAACTCGCGTTGCTGGGCGCCGAGGAAGCGGCCGTCGGCCGTACTGCCACGGCCCGGCGGGCAGTACGGCCGATGCGGCTGGACGCGTTGCGGGAAGGGCGCTCCGAGCCCCTGGGCCGTCTCATCGGGGCGCTGCGCAGCTACCACCGCGCCGCCGTCGAACCGTACTGGCCGCACATCCAGGCCGGCGTCGAGGCCGACCGTGCCGTCCGTGGACGCGCCCTTCTGGACGGCGGCGTGGACGAACTGCTCGCCTCGCTCCCGCCGGTGTTCCGCTGGCGGGCGCCGGTACTGGAGGCGGACTACCCGGTCGACCGCGAACTGCGTCTGGACGGCCGCGGGCTGCTCCTCCAGCCGTCGTTCTTCTGCCGCGGCACCCCGGTCGTCCTGCGTGATCCGTTGCTGCCGCCGGTGCTCGTCTATCCGGTCAGCCACGCCGGCGCCCCGGCCTTCGCCGAACCGGGCCCCTGGCTGGGCCGGCTCCTCGGCAAGACCCGGTCGACGGTCCTGCGGACCATCGGCGACGGCTGCACGACCAGTGAGCTCGCTCGCCGGGCCGGGGTCTCCCTCGCATCGGCGAGCCAGCACGCCTGCGTACTGCGTGAGGCCGGTCTGGTGCACACCCTGCGCCACGGCAGCTCGGTCCTGCACACGGTGACTCCACTCGGCGGCTCGCTGCTGCGCGGCGGTGCGCCGCTCGCCGTGTCGTGA
- the ppdK gene encoding pyruvate, phosphate dikinase: protein MSENKDSHVSTPESREPAGQKFVYDFTEGNKDLKDLLGGKGANLAEMTNLGLPVPPGFTITTEACKLYLGSGEEPAALRDEVSAHLDALETRMAKKLGQSDDPLLVSVRSGAKFSMPGMMDTVLNIGLSDASVVGLATQAGDERFAWDSYRRLIQMFGKTVLGVDGDLFEEALEAAKEAKGVTVDVDLDAADLKKLVKQFKRIVTRDAGRDFPQDPREQMDLAIKAVFDSWNTDRAKLYRRQERIPGDLGTAVNVCTMVFGNLGPDSGTGVAFTRDPASGHQGVYGDYLQNAQGEDVVAGIRNTVALAELESIDKKSYDQLITIMETLETHYRDLCDIEFTIERGRLWMLQTRVGKRTAGAAFRIATQLVDQGLIDEAEALQRVNGAQLAQLMFPRFDDTGARGGEGPQLLGRGIAASPGAAVGKAVFDSYTAIKWSRSGEKVILIRRETNPDDLDGMIAAEGILTSRGGKTSHAAVVARGMGKTCVCGAEEIEVDTKRRRLTAGGTVVEEGDLVSVDGSTGKVYLGEVPVVPPPVVEYFEGRMHAGADDADELVAAVHRIMAYADRVRRLRVRANADNAEDALRARRFGAQGIGLCRTEHMFLGERREMVEKLILADTDQEREAALDALLPLQKADFIELFEAMDGLPVTVRLLDPPLHEFLPDITELSVRVALAESRKDSNENDLRLLQAVHRLHEQNPMLGLRGVRLGLVIPGLFAMQVRAIAEAAAERKNAKGDPRAEIMIPLVGTVQELEIVREEADRVIAEVQAASGTNLKLKIGTMIELPRAALTAGQIAEAAEFFSFGTNDLTQTVWGFSRDDVEASFFTAYLEKGIFGVSPFETIDKDGVGSLVRSAVEAGRATRPDLKLGICGEHGGDPESVHFFHEVGLDYVSCSPFRIPVARLEAGRAAAESRGSDSR, encoded by the coding sequence GTGTCGGAAAACAAAGATTCCCACGTATCCACCCCGGAATCCCGGGAGCCTGCGGGTCAGAAGTTCGTTTATGACTTCACCGAGGGCAACAAGGATCTGAAGGACCTGCTCGGCGGGAAGGGTGCGAACCTCGCCGAGATGACCAACCTCGGGCTCCCCGTCCCTCCGGGCTTCACCATCACCACCGAGGCGTGCAAGCTCTACCTCGGCAGCGGTGAGGAGCCGGCCGCGCTGCGCGACGAGGTGAGTGCGCACCTCGACGCCCTTGAGACGCGGATGGCCAAGAAGCTCGGGCAGTCCGACGACCCGCTGCTGGTCTCCGTCCGCTCCGGCGCCAAGTTCTCGATGCCCGGCATGATGGACACGGTCCTCAACATCGGCCTCTCCGACGCGTCCGTCGTCGGTCTCGCCACCCAGGCCGGCGACGAGCGGTTCGCGTGGGACTCCTACCGCCGCCTCATCCAGATGTTCGGCAAGACCGTTCTCGGGGTCGACGGCGACCTCTTCGAGGAGGCGCTGGAGGCCGCGAAGGAGGCCAAGGGCGTCACCGTCGACGTGGATCTCGACGCGGCCGACCTGAAGAAGCTGGTCAAGCAGTTCAAGAGGATCGTCACGCGGGACGCCGGACGTGACTTCCCGCAGGACCCGCGCGAACAGATGGACCTGGCCATAAAGGCCGTCTTCGACTCGTGGAACACCGACCGGGCCAAGCTCTACCGCCGCCAGGAGCGCATCCCGGGCGACCTCGGCACGGCGGTCAACGTCTGCACCATGGTCTTCGGCAACCTCGGCCCCGACTCCGGTACGGGTGTCGCCTTCACCCGCGACCCGGCCAGCGGCCACCAGGGCGTCTACGGCGACTACCTGCAGAACGCGCAGGGCGAGGACGTCGTCGCAGGGATCCGCAACACCGTGGCGCTCGCCGAGCTGGAGTCCATCGACAAGAAGTCGTACGACCAGCTGATCACGATCATGGAGACGCTGGAGACCCACTACAGGGATCTCTGCGACATCGAGTTCACCATCGAGCGCGGCCGGCTGTGGATGCTGCAGACCCGGGTCGGCAAGCGCACCGCCGGTGCCGCCTTCCGGATCGCCACCCAGCTCGTCGACCAGGGCCTCATCGACGAGGCCGAGGCGCTGCAGCGGGTCAACGGCGCGCAGTTGGCGCAGCTGATGTTCCCGCGCTTCGACGACACGGGAGCGCGCGGCGGGGAGGGGCCGCAGCTGCTCGGCCGCGGCATCGCGGCGTCCCCGGGCGCGGCGGTCGGCAAGGCCGTCTTCGACTCGTACACCGCGATCAAGTGGTCCCGGTCCGGCGAGAAGGTCATCCTGATCCGCCGCGAGACCAACCCGGACGACCTCGACGGCATGATCGCCGCCGAGGGCATCCTGACCTCGCGCGGCGGCAAGACCTCGCACGCCGCCGTCGTCGCCCGGGGCATGGGCAAGACCTGTGTCTGTGGCGCCGAGGAGATCGAGGTCGACACCAAGCGGCGCCGGCTGACGGCCGGCGGGACCGTCGTCGAGGAGGGGGACCTCGTCTCCGTCGACGGATCGACCGGCAAGGTGTACCTCGGTGAGGTGCCCGTCGTGCCGCCGCCGGTCGTCGAGTACTTCGAGGGCCGGATGCACGCGGGCGCCGACGACGCCGACGAGCTCGTCGCCGCCGTGCACCGGATCATGGCGTACGCGGACCGGGTGCGCCGGCTGAGGGTGCGGGCCAACGCGGACAACGCCGAGGACGCCCTGCGGGCCCGTCGCTTCGGCGCCCAGGGCATCGGGCTGTGCCGCACCGAGCACATGTTCCTCGGTGAGCGCCGCGAGATGGTCGAGAAGCTGATCCTGGCCGACACCGACCAGGAACGCGAGGCGGCGCTGGACGCGCTGCTGCCGCTCCAGAAGGCCGACTTCATCGAGCTGTTCGAGGCGATGGACGGGCTGCCCGTCACCGTGCGGCTGCTCGACCCGCCGCTGCACGAGTTCCTGCCCGACATCACCGAGCTGTCGGTCCGGGTGGCGCTCGCCGAGTCCCGCAAGGACTCCAACGAGAACGATCTCCGCCTGCTCCAGGCCGTGCACAGGCTGCACGAGCAGAACCCGATGCTCGGGTTGCGCGGGGTCCGGCTCGGTCTCGTCATCCCCGGTCTGTTCGCCATGCAGGTACGGGCGATCGCCGAGGCCGCCGCCGAGCGCAAGAACGCCAAGGGCGACCCGCGCGCCGAGATCATGATCCCGCTCGTCGGTACGGTCCAGGAGCTGGAGATCGTCCGCGAGGAGGCGGACCGGGTCATCGCCGAGGTCCAGGCCGCCTCCGGCACGAACCTCAAGCTGAAGATCGGCACGATGATCGAGCTGCCGCGCGCCGCGCTGACCGCCGGTCAGATCGCGGAGGCGGCGGAGTTCTTCTCCTTCGGCACCAACGACCTGACCCAGACGGTGTGGGGCTTCTCGCGCGACGACGTGGAGGCCTCGTTCTTCACCGCGTACCTGGAGAAGGGCATCTTCGGGGTGTCGCCGTTCGAGACGATCGACAAGGACGGCGTCGGTTCGCTGGTGCGCAGTGCCGTCGAGGCCGGCCGGGCCACCCGTCCCGACCTGAAGCTCGGCATCTGCGGCGAGCACGGCGGCGACCCGGAGTCGGTGCACTTCTTCCACGAGGTGGGTCTGGACTACGTCTCCTGCTCACCGTTCCGCATCCCGGTGGCCCGTCTGGAGGCGGGCCGGGCGGCCGCGGAGTCGCGCGGCAGCGACAGCCGCTGA
- the dusB gene encoding tRNA dihydrouridine synthase DusB, whose product MTTLAPSPQLLRIGPHTVQPPVVLAPMAGITNAPFRTLCREFSGGKGLFVSEMITTRALVERNEKTMQLIRFDASETPRSIQLYGVDPVTVGKAVRMIVDEDLADHIDLNFGCPVPKVTRKGGGSALPYKRPLLRAILQQAVSNAGDLPVTIKMRKGIDDDHLTYLDAGRIAVEEGVTAVALHGRTAAQHYGGTADWDAIARLKEHVPEIPVLGNGDIWCADDALRMMRETGCDGVVVGRGCLGRPWLFGDLVSAFEGTGVRQTPSLRTVADVMLRHATLLGEWIGDETRGVIDFRKHVAWYLKGFAVGSEMRRNLAVTSSLEELGSQLHELRLDQPWPDGADGPRGRTSGNNRVVLPDGWLKDPYDCAGVSADAELDTSGG is encoded by the coding sequence ATGACCACGCTCGCCCCCTCGCCCCAGTTGCTCCGCATCGGCCCCCACACCGTGCAGCCGCCGGTGGTCCTCGCCCCCATGGCCGGCATCACCAACGCGCCCTTCCGCACGCTGTGCCGGGAGTTCTCGGGCGGCAAGGGGCTGTTCGTCAGCGAAATGATCACGACGCGGGCGCTGGTCGAGCGCAACGAGAAGACCATGCAGCTCATCCGCTTCGACGCGAGTGAGACGCCGCGCTCCATCCAGCTGTACGGAGTGGACCCGGTCACGGTCGGCAAGGCCGTCCGCATGATCGTCGACGAGGATCTCGCCGACCACATCGATCTGAACTTCGGCTGCCCGGTCCCCAAGGTCACCCGCAAGGGCGGCGGCTCGGCGCTCCCGTACAAGCGGCCGCTGCTGCGCGCGATCCTCCAGCAGGCCGTTTCCAACGCAGGCGACCTGCCGGTCACCATCAAGATGCGCAAGGGCATCGACGACGACCACCTCACCTACCTCGACGCCGGCCGGATCGCCGTTGAGGAAGGCGTCACGGCCGTGGCCCTGCACGGCAGGACCGCCGCGCAGCACTACGGCGGCACCGCCGACTGGGACGCCATCGCCCGCCTCAAGGAGCACGTTCCGGAGATCCCCGTCCTCGGCAACGGCGACATCTGGTGCGCGGACGACGCCCTGCGGATGATGCGCGAGACCGGCTGCGACGGCGTGGTCGTGGGCCGCGGGTGCCTGGGCCGCCCCTGGCTCTTCGGTGACCTGGTGAGCGCCTTCGAAGGTACGGGGGTGAGGCAGACGCCCTCCCTGCGCACCGTCGCGGACGTCATGCTGCGGCACGCGACGCTGCTCGGGGAGTGGATCGGCGACGAGACCCGGGGTGTGATCGACTTCCGTAAGCACGTGGCCTGGTACCTCAAGGGCTTCGCGGTCGGTTCCGAGATGCGCAGGAACCTCGCGGTCACCTCCTCGCTGGAGGAGCTGGGCTCACAGCTGCACGAGCTGCGGCTCGACCAGCCGTGGCCGGACGGTGCCGACGGCCCTCGTGGGCGCACCTCGGGCAACAACCGGGTGGTCCTCCCGGACGGATGGCTGAAGGACCCGTACGACTGCGCGGGCGTCAGCGCGGACGCGGAACTGGACACGTCGGGAGGCTGA
- a CDS encoding MFS transporter, with amino-acid sequence MPELSHRRRMLVLAICCMSLLIVSLDSTVLNVALPSIRQDLHASVAGMQWTIDAYTLVLASLLMLAGSTADRIGRRKVFMAGLVLFTLGSALCSVAPSLETLIVFRMVQAVGGSMLNPVAMSIITNTFTDPRERARAIGAWGGVVGISMAAGPVVGGTLVDSVGWRSIFWINLPVGIIALLLTWRYVPESRASRARRPDPVGQLLVIALLGSLTYAIIEAPQKGSASAEILLFAAVAAASLIGLLVYEPRRADPLIDLRFFHSAPFSGATVIAVSAFAALGGFLFVNTLYLQDVRGLSALGAGLYMLPMAAVVCVLPPISGRIVANRGPRIPLLVAGVAMAASGLMFAVFDAETDNVLMFTGYVLFGLGFGSVNAPITNTAVSGMPRSQAGVAAAIASTSRQIGQTLGVAVIGAVLAAGMVGAGSSAGIGPADDFVAASKPAWWIITGCGMCVLLVGALSSGRWARGTARRTAERLEGGATADGPWAGSRSSGADGSPAAGGSSAAGGSSAAGGSSAAGGSSAADSGTGHGPGGGQAGGRSGGQAGGLSGDQSSSASARA; translated from the coding sequence ATGCCCGAGCTCAGCCACCGGAGAAGAATGCTGGTGCTGGCGATCTGCTGCATGAGTCTGCTGATCGTCAGCCTGGACAGCACCGTCCTGAATGTCGCCCTCCCCTCCATACGCCAGGACCTGCACGCGAGCGTCGCGGGTATGCAGTGGACGATCGACGCGTACACGCTCGTCCTCGCTTCGCTGCTGATGCTCGCCGGTTCCACCGCCGACCGGATCGGCCGGCGCAAGGTCTTCATGGCCGGACTCGTCCTCTTCACCCTGGGCTCGGCGCTCTGCTCCGTCGCGCCCAGCCTGGAAACGCTGATCGTGTTCCGGATGGTGCAGGCCGTCGGCGGCTCGATGCTCAACCCGGTCGCGATGTCGATCATCACCAACACCTTCACCGACCCGCGCGAACGCGCGCGGGCGATCGGCGCCTGGGGCGGCGTCGTCGGTATCTCGATGGCCGCGGGACCGGTGGTCGGCGGCACTCTGGTCGATTCGGTCGGCTGGCGGTCGATCTTCTGGATCAATCTGCCGGTCGGCATCATCGCACTGCTGCTGACCTGGCGATACGTCCCCGAGTCGCGTGCCTCGAGGGCCCGCCGCCCCGATCCGGTGGGCCAGCTGCTGGTGATCGCGCTGCTGGGCTCGCTGACGTACGCGATCATCGAGGCGCCGCAGAAGGGGTCGGCCTCCGCGGAGATCCTGCTGTTCGCCGCGGTCGCGGCGGCCTCGCTGATCGGCCTGCTGGTGTACGAACCCCGGCGCGCCGATCCGCTGATCGATCTGCGGTTCTTCCACAGCGCCCCGTTCAGCGGGGCCACCGTCATCGCGGTCAGCGCCTTCGCCGCGCTCGGCGGCTTCCTCTTCGTCAACACGCTCTATCTGCAGGACGTACGCGGGCTGAGCGCGCTGGGTGCCGGGCTGTACATGCTCCCGATGGCGGCGGTGGTCTGTGTTCTGCCGCCGATCTCGGGGCGGATCGTCGCCAATCGGGGGCCACGTATCCCGCTCCTGGTCGCGGGGGTCGCGATGGCGGCGAGCGGGCTCATGTTCGCGGTGTTCGACGCGGAGACCGACAACGTTCTGATGTTCACCGGTTATGTGCTGTTCGGCCTGGGCTTCGGCTCGGTGAACGCGCCCATCACCAACACCGCCGTCTCCGGCATGCCGCGATCCCAGGCGGGCGTCGCCGCGGCGATCGCCTCGACCAGCCGCCAGATCGGGCAGACGCTGGGCGTCGCCGTGATCGGGGCGGTGCTGGCAGCGGGGATGGTCGGCGCCGGCTCCTCGGCCGGCATCGGACCGGCCGACGATTTCGTGGCGGCGAGCAAGCCCGCCTGGTGGATCATCACCGGCTGCGGGATGTGCGTCCTGCTGGTCGGGGCGCTGAGCAGCGGGCGCTGGGCACGGGGCACCGCACGCCGGACCGCGGAACGGCTGGAGGGGGGCGCGACGGCGGACGGCCCGTGGGCGGGAAGTCGTTCTTCGGGGGCGGATGGCTCGCCGGCTGCGGGTGGCTCTTCGGCTGCCGGCGGCTCTTCGGCTGCGGGTGGTTCTTCGGCTGCCGGCGGCTCTTCGGCTGCGGATTCGGGGACGGGGCATGGTCCGGGCGGAGGGCAGGCCGGGGGCCGGTCAGGGGGTCAGGCCGGGGGCCTGTCCGGGGACCAGTCCTCGTCGGCGAGCGCCAGGGCCTGA
- a CDS encoding DUF6243 family protein — translation MAKSRNNLLGVGGQRKKLSRAEQQGAGPGRNADRMTAAEQKQELLRKMRERAGHPAQSDDAAEQDAPERDDAEPGTPAQS, via the coding sequence GTGGCCAAGAGCCGTAACAACCTTCTCGGCGTCGGCGGACAGCGCAAGAAGCTGTCCCGCGCCGAGCAGCAGGGCGCAGGTCCTGGGCGCAACGCAGACCGGATGACGGCCGCCGAGCAGAAGCAGGAGCTGCTGCGCAAGATGCGGGAGCGCGCCGGCCACCCCGCGCAGTCGGACGACGCCGCCGAGCAGGACGCCCCGGAGCGGGACGACGCCGAGCCGGGCACCCCGGCGCAGAGCTGA
- a CDS encoding aldo/keto reductase, which produces MTALRTHALGSTGPQVSALGLGCMGMSALYGETDRAESVATIHAALDTGINLLDTGDFYGMGHNELLINEALRTAPAAAREQALTSVKFGALRTVEGGFSGYDGRPAAVKNFAAYSLQRLGLDHIDVYRIARLDPDVPIEETVGAIAELVDAGHVRHIGLSEVGAETIRRAASVAPISDLQIEYSLISRSIEAEILPVCRELGIGVTAYGVLSRGLISGHFTRDRKLAAGDFRTMSPRFQDENLQHNLDLVDALREIAGQKDVTVAQIAIAWVLAQGADIVPLIGARRRDRLAEALGSLDVELTAADLAGIEEAVPAGAAAGARYPDSQMAHLDSER; this is translated from the coding sequence ATGACCGCCCTCCGCACCCACGCCCTCGGCTCCACCGGCCCGCAGGTCTCCGCACTCGGCCTCGGCTGCATGGGCATGTCCGCGTTGTACGGCGAGACCGACCGCGCCGAGTCGGTCGCCACCATTCATGCCGCGCTCGACACCGGCATCAACCTGCTGGACACCGGCGACTTCTACGGCATGGGGCACAACGAGCTACTGATCAACGAGGCCCTGCGCACCGCCCCCGCCGCCGCCCGGGAACAGGCCCTTACCAGCGTGAAGTTCGGTGCGCTGCGGACTGTCGAGGGCGGCTTCAGCGGCTATGACGGCCGCCCGGCAGCGGTCAAGAATTTCGCGGCCTACTCACTCCAGCGGCTGGGCCTCGACCACATCGACGTCTACCGGATCGCCCGGCTCGACCCCGACGTCCCGATCGAGGAGACCGTCGGCGCCATCGCCGAGCTGGTCGATGCCGGGCACGTCCGCCACATCGGCCTCTCCGAAGTCGGTGCGGAGACGATCCGGCGGGCGGCATCCGTCGCCCCGATCTCCGATCTGCAGATCGAGTACTCGCTGATCTCCCGGTCCATCGAGGCGGAGATCCTGCCTGTCTGCCGCGAGCTGGGCATCGGCGTCACGGCGTACGGGGTGCTTTCGCGCGGGCTGATCAGCGGCCACTTCACCCGTGACCGCAAGCTGGCCGCCGGTGACTTCCGGACCATGAGTCCCCGCTTCCAGGACGAGAACCTCCAGCACAACCTCGACCTGGTCGACGCGCTCCGCGAGATCGCCGGGCAGAAGGACGTCACGGTCGCGCAGATCGCCATCGCCTGGGTCCTCGCCCAGGGCGCGGACATCGTGCCGCTGATCGGCGCCCGCAGGCGCGACCGGCTGGCCGAGGCCCTCGGCTCGCTGGACGTCGAGCTGACGGCGGCCGATCTCGCCGGGATCGAGGAGGCCGTCCCGGCCGGCGCGGCGGCGGGCGCCCGCTACCCCGACAGCCAGATGGCCCACCTGGACAGCGAGCGCTGA